Proteins encoded by one window of Taeniopygia guttata chromosome 1A, bTaeGut7.mat, whole genome shotgun sequence:
- the BICD1 gene encoding protein bicaudal D homolog 1 isoform X12 translates to MAAEEVLQGADHYKSEIERLTRELSETTHEKIQAAEYGLVVLEEKLTLKQQYDELEAEYDGLKQELEQLKEVNELCHRWFNVQKS, encoded by the exons ATGGCTGCggaggaggtgctgcagggcGCAGACCACTACAAGAGCGAGATCGAGCGGCTGACCCGGGAGCTCTCCGAGACGACCCACGAGAAGATCCAGGCGGCGGAGTACGGGCTGGTGGTGCTGGAGGAGAAGCTCACCCTCAAGCAGCAGTACGATGAGCTGGAGGCGGAGTATGACGGCCTcaagcaggagctggagcagctgaaggag GTAAATGAGTTATGCCACAGATGGTTCAATGTCCAGAAGAGTtga